In Candidatus Palauibacter australiensis, the genomic window CGGTGAGGATCGCGCCCGTCGTCGCGCGGGCGAGGGCAAGGGAAACGAACGCCCGGGCGACATCGTCGGCCCGGACCTCGCGGCCGAGGAGGTTTCCGCGCAGGTAGGCGTCCTCGCTCACGCCACGCGCTTCGGAGCGGGACGCGATCATCTCGTCGGTGAGGACGCCGCTCCGGATGCGGTCGGCGTTGACCCCGTTCGACCGGATGCCCTCCCAACCGTGCTCGATGGCGTACTGGCGCACGAGTCCGAGGGTCGCCGCCTTCGGCAGTCCGTAGGGGCCGAAGTCGGGGCCCGGGTTGACGGCCTGCTTGGAGACGTTGAAGAGGAGGCAGCCGCCCGTCCCCTGGGCGCGCATCGTGCGCACGGCCGCGCGCGTAACGCGCTGGTGGGCGAAGAAGTTCAACTCGAAGCTCTCCCGCAGCACGTCGTCCGTCACGTCGGCCATGGGGCCGCGCCAGGCCGCCCCGGCGTTCGAGACGAGGATGTCGACGCCTCCGAAGCGGGCGGCGACGATGCCGAACGCGCGGTCGACGGACGCGTCGTCCGTCACGTCGCATGGGACGGCGAGCCCCGCTCCGGCCTGACCGGCGGCGTCGAGCGAGGGGCCCGGGAGGTCGAAGAGGGCGACCTCGGCGCCGGCGGCCCGGAACGCGGCGGCCGTGGCCCGGCCGATGGCGCCCGCGCCGCCCGTGACGACGACGACCTGGCGGGCCAGCGTCTTCTCCTTCGCGCCGGCCAGTTTCGCCTGTTCGAGCGACCAGTACTCGATGTCGAACAGTTCCGCCTCGGTGATGCTTTCGAAGCGGTCCATGCTCTCCGCATCCGTGATGACGTCGACCGTGGTCTCGGCGAGGTCGGCCGCCGCGGCCGCCGCCCGTGCGTCGCGACCGCTCGCGAAGAGCCCGACGCCCGGCACGAGGACCACGCGCGGACTCGGGTCGAGCATGCGCTTCGTCCCGCCGTAGCGCGGGTTGTGGCGCTCGAAATAGGCCGCGTAGGCCTCCCGGTAGGCGTCCACCGCGGCTCGCGCCTCCGCGGTCCAGGCGGTCAGGTCGCCGGCGGGCGGCGCGGGGAGCACGACCGGCAACGGCTTCGTGCGGATCGCGTGATCGGGCGTGACCGTGCCGACCTGGCTGTAGCGCGACAGCTCCGAGCCGCCGACGTAGGCGAGAATGGCCGGGCTTGTCCGGTGTTCCAGGATGAAGCGCTCGAACGCAGCCGTCTCGCCCTCATTCGCCTCGCCACCCCGTCGGTTCGCCAGCATGCCGCGGATGGCGGGGGCCACCTCGCTCGCGGAAGCGCCCGCGCCAGGTGTCGCAGCGGCGGCGAACACGGTCCGGCGCCCGCCCGCGATGCGCGCTTCGGCGAGGCTGACGAACTCGATCATGAGTTCGTACGCCTCGTGCGCCGTGTCCCCGAAGGTGAACAGCCCGTGCTTGAGGAGGACGAGCCCTTCCGCCTCCGGATGGGCGTCGGCCGCCGCCTTCGCCGCCTTCGCGAGATCGAAGCCCGGCATGATGTAGGGCACGATCGCGGCGCGGTCGCCGTAGACCTCGCGGCAGATCTCCTCCCCGTGCGGCTGGTCGGTCAGCACGAGCGCCGCGTTCGCGTGTGTGTGGTCGATGAACGTGCGCGGCACCCACGCGTGCAGGAGCGTCTCCACCGAGGGGTTCGGCGCCTTCGAGTCGAGCAGGTTGCGGCGCTGCAGGTTCACCATGTCCTCGTCGGACAGGGCGTCGATCTCCGCCAGCCCCAGAAGCGGATCGAGTTGCACCGCCGGGAGGCCGGGCGGCTCGATCGTCCCCATGTCCCAGCCGCTCCCCTTCACGTACAGCACGTCCAGGTCGATCCCGGTCACGTCCCGCGCGCGGCCCTTGACCGACGTGTTGCCGCCGCCGTGCATCACGAGCCGCGGCTCGGACCCGAGGAGGCGCGTCGTGTACACCCGCAGCGCGAGATCCTCTCCCACGCCTTCGGCGGCGTACCGTTCGACGAGTTCCGCGGCCTCGCGGTCGCTCCACGCGCTTATCATCTCATGCTCCCCTCATCGAGCCCTGCCTGACGGCCGGCGAAGACGGTACCGACCTCGCGGCAAGGCGTCCAGCGCCGGAGACGGTCACCAGAGGACGGGAGCGGGATACGAAGAGATCGCCCCGTCGGGCGTGACGATCGTCAAGCCATTGACGATCGCCTGCGAGACGAGACCGCGGTCGAAGGGGTCCACATGAAGGGTCGGCAGGAGAATTTCGTGGGCCGCCGATGCCTCATCGAAGGGGAGCGGTTCAAGTTCCAGCCATTCGCGCCGGCTCGAGACGTAGCGGACGGGCGACTCCGGGAGCGGCAACCGCCCGAGGCGGTGCTTGATCGCGATTTCCCACGCCGAGAGCGCGCTCAGGTACACCGTGTTGCCGGGATCTCGGCACGCCGCCTCCGCCGCCCGCGAGAGGCGGGAGTCCGCCGCCGCCAGCCACAGGAACGTACACGTATCGACGAGCAGCCTCACGGCTCGCCGGCGTCACCCTGGAAGGCCCGCAGGACGGGTTCCGGCAGGGGCTCGAAGAAGCTCTCCGGCACCTTCATGCCGCGGTCGATGCCGATCGGGCGTTCCCGGATCGGTGTCGAGGGCAGGGGGCGGATCTCCGCGATGGGCACGTTGCGCCGGCACAGCGTGACGGTCTCGCCACGCTCCACGCGGGCGAGATACCGAGCCAGATCGGCCCGGGCTTCGGCGATGTTGACCCTGGGCATGTACATGAACCTATACAACTACCTGTACAGGCTCAAGAATCCTCCGGCCCCCGGGCCAGCGGCCAGGCTCCGAAGCTATCCTCCGGCCCCCCGGGCCAGCGGCCGGGCTCCGCAGCTATCCTCCGGCCCCCCGGGCCAGCGGCCGGGCTCCGCAGCTATCCTCCGGCCCCCCGGGCCAGCGGCCGGGCTCCGCAGCTATCCTCCGGCC contains:
- a CDS encoding bifunctional aldolase/short-chain dehydrogenase; protein product: MISAWSDREAAELVERYAAEGVGEDLALRVYTTRLLGSEPRLVMHGGGNTSVKGRARDVTGIDLDVLYVKGSGWDMGTIEPPGLPAVQLDPLLGLAEIDALSDEDMVNLQRRNLLDSKAPNPSVETLLHAWVPRTFIDHTHANAALVLTDQPHGEEICREVYGDRAAIVPYIMPGFDLAKAAKAAADAHPEAEGLVLLKHGLFTFGDTAHEAYELMIEFVSLAEARIAGGRRTVFAAAATPGAGASASEVAPAIRGMLANRRGGEANEGETAAFERFILEHRTSPAILAYVGGSELSRYSQVGTVTPDHAIRTKPLPVVLPAPPAGDLTAWTAEARAAVDAYREAYAAYFERHNPRYGGTKRMLDPSPRVVLVPGVGLFASGRDARAAAAAADLAETTVDVITDAESMDRFESITEAELFDIEYWSLEQAKLAGAKEKTLARQVVVVTGGAGAIGRATAAAFRAAGAEVALFDLPGPSLDAAGQAGAGLAVPCDVTDDASVDRAFGIVAARFGGVDILVSNAGAAWRGPMADVTDDVLRESFELNFFAHQRVTRAAVRTMRAQGTGGCLLFNVSKQAVNPGPDFGPYGLPKAATLGLVRQYAIEHGWEGIRSNGVNADRIRSGVLTDEMIASRSEARGVSEDAYLRGNLLGREVRADDVARAFVSLALARATTGAILTVDGGNVAAALR
- a CDS encoding type II toxin-antitoxin system prevent-host-death family antitoxin, with amino-acid sequence MYMPRVNIAEARADLARYLARVERGETVTLCRRNVPIAEIRPLPSTPIRERPIGIDRGMKVPESFFEPLPEPVLRAFQGDAGEP
- a CDS encoding type II toxin-antitoxin system VapC family toxin, with product MRLLVDTCTFLWLAAADSRLSRAAEAACRDPGNTVYLSALSAWEIAIKHRLGRLPLPESPVRYVSSRREWLELEPLPFDEASAAHEILLPTLHVDPFDRGLVSQAIVNGLTIVTPDGAISSYPAPVLW